The following are encoded together in the Rhinopithecus roxellana isolate Shanxi Qingling chromosome 5, ASM756505v1, whole genome shotgun sequence genome:
- the LOC104660902 gene encoding lys-63-specific deubiquitinase BRCC36-like, whose product MAVQVVQVVQVVHLESDAFLVCLKHTLSTEKEEVMGLCIGELNDDPRSDSKFACTGTEMRTVAEKVDAIRIVHIHSVIILRRSGKSKDRVKISSEQLSAASTEAERLAELTGRPIRVVGWYHSHPHIIVWPSHVDVRTQAMCQMIDQEGLIFSCFIEDKNTKTGWVLYTCFQSI is encoded by the coding sequence ATGGCGGTGCAGGTGGTGCAGGTAGTACAGGTGGTTCATCTCGAGTCTGACGCTTTCCTTGTTTGTCTCAAACACACTTTAagcacagagaaagaggaagtgaTGGGGCTGTGCATAGGCGAGTTGAACGATGATCCAAGGAGTGACTCCAAATTTGCATGTACTGGAACTGAAATGCGCACAGTTGCTGAAAAGGTTGATGCCATCAGAATTGTTCACATTCATTCTGTCATCATCTTACGACGTTCTGGTAAGAGTAAGGATCGAGTAAAAATTTCTTCAGAGCAGCTGTCTGCAGCTTCaacagaggcagagaggttgGCTGAACTGACAGGCCGCCCCATTAGAGTTGTAGGCTGGTATCATTCCCATCCTCATATAATTGTTTGGCCTTCACATGTTGATGTTCGCACACAAGCCATGTGCCAGATGATAGATCAAGAAGgacttattttttcctgtttcatagAAGATAAGAACACAAAGACTGGCTGGGTACTCTACACTTGCTTCCAATCCATATAG